The proteins below come from a single Halostagnicola larsenii XH-48 genomic window:
- a CDS encoding Hsp20/alpha crystallin family protein — MRQNPFDDLEELLNRISKQVEEGMMTGGGLQVPGSVAVDVADEGEEFVVTADLPGYETDDIELTLSDGALRLEATREDETAFEEGEYVRRERTSKSANRRIRLPEPVDEEAVSATFTNGVLTVTLPKERGDDESKRIDIE; from the coding sequence ATGCGACAAAACCCGTTCGACGACCTCGAGGAACTGCTCAATCGAATCAGCAAACAGGTCGAAGAGGGGATGATGACCGGCGGCGGGCTCCAGGTCCCCGGATCGGTCGCCGTCGACGTCGCCGACGAGGGCGAGGAGTTCGTCGTCACGGCGGATCTGCCGGGCTACGAAACCGACGACATCGAGCTGACGCTGTCGGACGGTGCGCTCCGTCTTGAGGCGACCCGCGAGGACGAGACGGCGTTCGAAGAGGGCGAGTACGTTCGTCGCGAGCGGACGAGCAAATCGGCGAACCGCCGTATCCGGCTGCCGGAGCCGGTCGACGAGGAGGCCGTCTCGGCGACCTTTACGAACGGCGTCCTGACGGTGACGCTTCCGAAAGAGCGCGGTGACGACGAGTCGAAACGGATCGATATCGAGTAG
- a CDS encoding peroxiredoxin yields MVLETGDEAPEVTAPNQDGETVSPAFDDPTVVYFYPRDDTPGCTIEATQFQREHDAYQDAGVDVYGVSTDGVDSHREFCEAEGLEFDLLADPEGDLADRFGVDHSGGAAARTTFFLADGEVKSVYENVDPDGHARDVLGDALEDGSVTLSE; encoded by the coding sequence ATGGTACTCGAGACAGGCGACGAGGCGCCCGAGGTCACCGCACCGAATCAGGACGGCGAGACGGTCTCTCCCGCGTTCGACGACCCGACTGTCGTCTACTTCTATCCGCGCGACGACACGCCCGGTTGCACCATCGAGGCCACTCAGTTCCAGCGCGAGCACGACGCCTATCAGGACGCCGGCGTCGACGTCTACGGCGTCTCGACCGACGGCGTCGATTCTCACCGCGAATTCTGCGAGGCGGAAGGCCTCGAGTTCGATCTGCTGGCCGATCCGGAGGGAGACCTGGCGGATCGCTTCGGCGTCGATCACAGCGGCGGTGCAGCCGCACGGACCACGTTCTTCCTCGCCGACGGCGAGGTGAAGTCCGTCTACGAAAACGTCGATCCGGACGGTCACGCCCGCGACGTGCTGGGAGACGCACTCGAGGACGGCTCCGTTACGCTTTCCGAGTAG
- the pheA gene encoding prephenate dehydratase, translated as MTVVTLGPEGTYSHRAAKAIGDDIDFRQSVTAIVDAVASGEYDRGIIPIENSIEGSVTESLDAIAEYEIAIVSEIVTPINHALLAQGEDFETIASHSQALAQCRSYLETTYPDATLEAVASTAQSVEYAREDPSMAGIAHPDNAGDGIEVIADDIQEQSSNATRFFAVAPAADRSPGGGKTSIVAYPDVDYPGLLLELLEPFADRNINLTRLESRPSGERLGDYVFHIDIEAGLYESRTEEALAELEELAENGWVRRLGSYDTQHVVE; from the coding sequence ATGACCGTAGTCACGCTCGGTCCGGAAGGAACCTACTCTCACCGAGCAGCGAAAGCGATCGGCGACGACATCGACTTCCGTCAGTCGGTGACGGCGATCGTCGACGCTGTCGCGAGCGGCGAGTACGACCGGGGAATTATCCCCATCGAGAACAGCATCGAAGGCAGCGTTACGGAGAGCCTCGACGCCATCGCCGAGTACGAAATCGCGATCGTCAGCGAAATCGTTACCCCAATCAACCACGCCCTGCTCGCCCAGGGTGAGGACTTCGAGACGATCGCCAGTCACTCCCAGGCGCTCGCCCAGTGTCGGTCCTACCTCGAGACTACGTACCCGGACGCGACCCTCGAGGCCGTCGCCAGTACGGCCCAGAGCGTCGAATACGCCCGCGAGGACCCGTCGATGGCCGGCATCGCCCACCCGGATAACGCCGGCGACGGTATCGAGGTGATCGCCGACGACATCCAAGAACAATCCTCGAACGCGACGCGGTTTTTCGCGGTCGCGCCGGCGGCAGACCGGTCACCGGGCGGCGGTAAAACCTCCATCGTCGCCTATCCGGACGTCGATTATCCGGGTCTGCTCCTCGAACTCCTCGAGCCCTTCGCCGATCGGAACATCAACCTCACCCGACTCGAGTCGCGACCGAGCGGCGAGCGGCTGGGCGATTACGTCTTCCACATCGACATCGAGGCGGGGCTGTACGAATCGCGGACGGAGGAAGCGCTCGCGGAACTCGAGGAACTCGCGGAGAACGGCTGGGTCCGACGGTTGGGATCGTACGATACCCAACACGTCGTCGAGTAA
- a CDS encoding MFS transporter, giving the protein MIDPKWKNLLLATAMFNLGFVIWFSFAPFTGEIADEFGLSVAQLGVVSSAAVIAVPLGRIVIGPLTDKLGAPVTAGFTMLTVGVFSIISAYATTYEVFTASRIVASLAGITFVIGIQHVAEWFEEENLGLAEGIFAGIGNAGAGLGAYFTLPRIFGEGYVGPLFASNWRAAFFYTGVLAIVVGVLYFAFGDAAKSAEKRASTKAGVSFQQWLYIATRHGAVVLSVAYLMTFGLEVAMNGWLGTYYREGFGQGDIVIAATFAATFSVAAGLLRPIGGYVSDVLARTETEILPWFTGRYREQWTFATMTFVVLALFGMTAAGLSGNIYLAVIAGFLVGVGCAFSEGAIFAQVPAMFPDNSGTVAGIVGGIGTVGGTVYPLIFAAPFLNLHLGYAVVALTMIPILLLTSWVFQPDVAERATEDGWLVHDGPPTDGTSPSSGD; this is encoded by the coding sequence ATGATCGACCCGAAGTGGAAGAACTTGCTCCTCGCGACGGCGATGTTCAATCTCGGGTTCGTCATTTGGTTCTCGTTCGCCCCGTTTACGGGTGAAATCGCCGACGAATTCGGGCTGTCGGTGGCCCAACTCGGCGTGGTCTCGAGCGCTGCCGTCATCGCCGTTCCGCTGGGTCGGATCGTCATCGGTCCACTTACCGATAAACTCGGAGCACCGGTGACGGCCGGTTTCACGATGTTGACCGTGGGCGTGTTCTCGATCATCAGCGCGTACGCGACGACCTACGAGGTGTTTACCGCGTCGCGGATCGTCGCCTCGCTGGCCGGCATCACCTTCGTCATCGGAATCCAACACGTCGCCGAGTGGTTCGAAGAGGAGAACCTCGGACTGGCGGAGGGAATCTTCGCCGGTATCGGCAACGCCGGGGCAGGGTTGGGCGCGTACTTCACTCTTCCGCGGATCTTCGGTGAGGGATACGTCGGTCCGCTGTTCGCGTCGAACTGGCGGGCCGCGTTCTTCTACACCGGCGTGCTCGCGATCGTCGTCGGCGTCCTCTACTTCGCGTTCGGCGATGCGGCCAAAAGCGCGGAGAAACGGGCTTCGACCAAGGCGGGGGTGAGCTTCCAACAGTGGCTCTACATCGCGACCCGCCACGGCGCGGTCGTCCTCTCGGTCGCGTATCTGATGACCTTCGGCCTCGAGGTGGCGATGAACGGCTGGCTGGGGACGTACTACCGCGAGGGCTTCGGGCAGGGCGACATCGTGATCGCGGCGACGTTCGCGGCGACGTTCTCGGTTGCGGCGGGACTGCTCCGTCCGATCGGTGGTTACGTGAGCGACGTCTTAGCCCGCACGGAGACGGAGATCCTCCCGTGGTTCACGGGTCGCTACCGCGAGCAGTGGACGTTCGCGACGATGACGTTCGTCGTGCTTGCACTGTTCGGCATGACGGCTGCCGGCTTGAGCGGGAACATCTACCTCGCCGTCATCGCGGGCTTTCTCGTCGGCGTAGGCTGTGCGTTTTCCGAAGGAGCGATCTTCGCGCAGGTTCCCGCGATGTTTCCGGACAACTCCGGAACCGTTGCCGGGATCGTCGGCGGTATCGGGACGGTCGGCGGCACCGTTTACCCGCTTATCTTCGCCGCTCCGTTTTTGAACCTTCATCTGGGGTACGCCGTCGTCGCACTCACCATGATCCCGATTCTGCTGCTAACCTCGTGGGTCTTTCAGCCGGACGTCGCCGAACGTGCGACCGAAGACGGCTGGCTGGTCCACGACGGCCCGCCGACTGACGGCACGTCGCCTTCGAGCGGCGACTAG